The Ovis aries strain OAR_USU_Benz2616 breed Rambouillet chromosome 11, ARS-UI_Ramb_v3.0, whole genome shotgun sequence genome window below encodes:
- the KRT19 gene encoding keratin, type I cytoskeletal 19 yields MTSYSYRQSSSTSSFGGMGGGSVRFGAGGAFRAPSIHGGSGGRGVSVSSARFVSSSSGGYGGGYAGALGTSDGLLAGNEKLTMQNLNDRLASYLEKVRALEEANGDLEVKIRDWYQKQGPGPARDYSHYFKTIEDLRDQILGATIENSKIVLQIDNARLAADDFRTKFETEQALRLSVETDINGLRRVLDELTLARTDLEMQIEGLKEELAYLKKNHEEEISMLKGQVGGQVSVEVDSAPGIDLAKILSDMRSQYEVMAEKNRKDAEAWFTSKTEELNKEVAGHTEQLQISKTEVTDLRRTLQGLEIELQSQLSMKAALEGTLAETEARFGAQLAQIQALISGIEAQLSDVRADTERQNQEYQHLMDIKTRLEQEIATYRNLLEGQDAYYNDLSLAKAL; encoded by the exons ATGACTTCCTACAGCTATCGCCAGTCGTCGTCCACCTCGTCCTTCGGGGGTATGGGCGGCGGCTCCGTGCGCTTCGGGGCTGGAGGCGCCTTCCGCGCGCCCAGCATCCATGGGGGTTCAGGGGGCCGCGGCGTGTCCGTGTCCTCCGCCCGCTTCGTGTCCTCGTCCTCCGGGGGCTACGGCGGCGGCTATGCGGGCGCCCTGGGCACGTCCGACGGGCTGCTGGCGGGCAACGAGAAGCTCACCATGCAGAACCTCAACGACCGCCTGGCCTCCTACCTGGAGAAGGTGCGCGCCCTGGAGGAGGCCAACGGCGACCTGGAGGTGAAGATCCGCGACTGGTACCAGAAGCAGGGGCCCGGGCCCGCCCGCGACTACAGCCACTACTTCAAGACCATCGAGGACCTGCGGGACCAG ATTCTCGGTGCCACCATTGAGAACTCCAAGATAGTCCTGCAGATCGACAATGCCCGTCTGGCTGCAGATGACTTCCGTACCAA GTTTGAGACGGAGCAAGCTTTGCGCCTGAGCGTGGAGACTGACATCAATGGCCTGCGCCGGGTGCTGGATGAGCTGACCCTGGCCAGGACTGACCTGGAGATGCAGATTGAAGGCCTGAAGGAGGAGCTGGCCTACCTGAAGAAGAACCACGAGGAG GAAATCAGTATGCTGAAGGGCCAGGTGGGTGGCCAGGTCAGTGTGGAGGTGGATTCTGCTCCGGGCATCGACCTAGCCAAGATCCTGAGTGACATGAGAAGCCAATATGAGGTCATGGCTGAGAAGAACCGGAAGGATGCTGAGGCCTGGTTCACCAGCAAG ACCGAGGAGCTGAACAAGGAGGTCGCTGGCCACACGGAGCAGCTGCAGATCAGCAAGACGGAGGTCACTGACCTGCGGCGCACCCTCCAGGGTCTGGAGATTGAGCTGCAGTCTCAGCTCAGCATG AAAGCTGCCCTGGAAGGCACACTGGCGGAAACAGAGGCTCGCTTCGGAGCCCAGCTGGCGCAGATTCAGGCGCTGATCAGTGGTATCGAAGCCCAGCTGAGTGACGTGCGAGCTGACACTGAGCGGCAGAACCAGGAGTACCAACACCTCATGGACATCAAGACCCGGCTGGAGCAGGAGATTGCCACCTACCGAAACCTGCTGGAGGGCCAGGATGCCTACTACAACGACCTGTCCCTTGCGAAGGCCCTCTGA